CTTTCATATCTACATTGTTGGAAGCAATCAGATCATCAAGAGGGATAATCTGATTCTTACTTGCGTACACTTGATAATTCTCGGCAATCATCATAATATCCGGTGGAGTTCCACCTGCAATCATGGTTTGAACTTTCTGATCATAATCACCTGCAACAAGTAGAACATTAACTTTTATATTCGGATTAGTTTTATTAGCAATTTCAAGCCGTTGCTCCATCACTTTCTTATCTTCCTCAGAACCCCACATCGTTAACGTCAGCTCAACCTTTTTATCACTAACTGCATTCCCTGTACTGCTTGATGAATCATTTTCTGTATTACTACTGTTACCGCCACATCCTGAGAGAACACTGCCGATAAGAAGCATAAACACCATTAACATAGTCATTTTGTTCTTAATTTTCTTCTACCTCCCCTAATTTTCATAACTAGTCTGGGCTTAAAAATTAATGAAACGCGTTTCATGTAATGGGTTTCATTAATGATAAAAAAGAATACCCGCAATCTCACCGGGTCTCTCTTACTTTATAATACCATTAATGAAAGGGGTTTCATGAGCCTTGGGTTTATTATATTCCCACCTTTTTAAGCTGTCAATATGACGCGTCAATTTTTATTTCCTCACTCCCGTACTCTTTCTAACTACCAATTGCGGCTTTAATATTATCTGTTTTCTTGGATTCTTACCGTTAATAATCTGGTGTAACGTCTCTACCGCAAGTTCCCCCAGCTGATTGGTGTTCTGAGAAACCGTAGTTAACTCGGGATTAACCGCAGTAGACAAAGGGGAGTCATCGAATCCAACAATAGAAATATCTTCTGGAATACGAAGACCATGCTCAATAGTTGCCTTAATAGCACCTATTGCTGTGAGATCATTCACGCATAATACAGCAGTTGGTCTATCCTTCAGATCCAGTATTTGATTCATTAATTCTCTACCACCATTTACTGAAAACTCTCCAGATTTCAGCCATTCTTTACGGAGTTCTAACCCGTGTTCCTTTAGTGTTTTCTTAACGGATTTTATCTTAACTTGAGTAGTTGAGGTGTCATCCATTCCACCAATAAACCCAATATTCTTATGTCCTAAATCAAGCAAATGTTGTGTGGCAAGCGCCGCGCCTGCCGCTTCATCCGTATAGATTCGATGAAGATTGCTTTTCGGCAAATTACCGTTAACAAGCACGATAGGTACGTGCCTCGATAGTTCAATAACCTCCTGTGATAACTCAGGGGGACAATTAACCAAGTTAATCCTACCACCCAAAAAGATAATACCATCCACTCTTTTTTCTCGGAGAATGCTCAAATACTCAGATTCTCGACTGTATTGCCCAGCAGTATTACATAGGAAGAAGGTATACCCTTTATCTCTGGCAATATTTTCGGCACCCCAGAATACCTCTGGAAAGAATGGGTTAGTTATATCTGGAAGTATCATAGCGATAGTACCAGTTTCTTTTTTGAGCAGGCTTCGGGCTAACGCGTTAGGCTGGAATTGGTACTTCTCTATGACTCTCATAATCGTATCCCTGGTACTTGCCTTTACAGGAGCCGTATCATTAAGCACACGAGAAACAGTCGCAACTGAAACTTGTGCTTCTCTTGCTATATCATAAATAGTGATTGTTTTCATGGATTTCATTCCTTATCCTATTATTAATTTCAATAATAACAGAAGATCCGATTTTATGAAACGGATTACATTAAAGCTCGTTTAAGGACAAAAAAAGGACCCTGCCAACATCCGGCAGGGCCAAGGTCTATATTTAAGGGGGTTATGTGATTACTATAACCCCCTTAGCTTAAAACGATATGAATAGTACCTAAAGATTAGCTTAAACCCAAAAGATACCTTATTGGCTTATGGCAGTAGTATTGTTTCTATTCTTGTTGAACTGAATCACAATATACACGGCAAGGAA
This window of the Paenibacillus sp. FSL R10-2734 genome carries:
- a CDS encoding LacI family DNA-binding transcriptional regulator, with amino-acid sequence MKTITIYDIAREAQVSVATVSRVLNDTAPVKASTRDTIMRVIEKYQFQPNALARSLLKKETGTIAMILPDITNPFFPEVFWGAENIARDKGYTFFLCNTAGQYSRESEYLSILREKRVDGIIFLGGRINLVNCPPELSQEVIELSRHVPIVLVNGNLPKSNLHRIYTDEAAGAALATQHLLDLGHKNIGFIGGMDDTSTTQVKIKSVKKTLKEHGLELRKEWLKSGEFSVNGGRELMNQILDLKDRPTAVLCVNDLTAIGAIKATIEHGLRIPEDISIVGFDDSPLSTAVNPELTTVSQNTNQLGELAVETLHQIINGKNPRKQIILKPQLVVRKSTGVRK